DNA sequence from the Tenacibaculum mesophilum genome:
ATAATAGTAATTAATCAAAGTAGAAATGGGACAAAAGACAAATCCAATAGGAAATCGTTTAGGAATTATCAGAGGATGGGAATCTAACTGGTATGGTGGAAATGACTACGGAGATAAGATTGCTGAAGATGATAAGATAAGAAAGTATTTATATGCTAGATTATCTAAAGCAAGTGTATCAAGAATTATTATTGAGCGTACCTTAAAACTTGTAACCGTTACTATCACTACTGCACGTCCAGGTATCATTATTGGTAAAGGAGGTCAAGAGGTAGACAAGTTAAAAGAAGAGCTTAAGAAAATTACTGGTAAAGAAGTTCAAATTAATATTTTCGAAATTAAGCGTCCAGAATTAGATGCAAAATTAGTTGCTGCTAGTATTGCACGTCAAATTGAAAATAGAATTTCTTACAAGCGAGCTACTAAAATGGCAATCGCTGCTGCAATGAGAATGAATGCAGAAGGAATTAAAGTTCAATTATCAGGCCGTTTAAACGGAGCTGAAATGGCACGTTCTGAGCATTACAAAGAAGGAAGAATTCCTCTTTCTACCTTTAGAGCAGACATCGATTATGCACTTGTTGAATCACATACTACATACGGAAGAATCGGTGTGAAAGTATGGATTATGAAAGGTGAGGTTTATGGAAAACGTGAATTATCTCCATTAGTTGGACTATCTAAGCAAAAAGGTAGTGGAAACAAAGGAGGTGGTAAACGTCAACCTCGCAGAAGAAAATAATTTTTAAAAGAAATTAACAATGTTACAGCCAAAAAGAGTAAAATACCGTAAGGTACAGAAGGCGAAAGGAAATATGAAAGGTAACTCTGGTAGAGGTACTCAACTTTCTAACGGAATGTTTGGTATCAAATCATTAGACCAGAACTTACTTACCTCTCGTCAAATTGAGGCAGCTCGTATTGCGGCAACTCGTTATATGAAAAGAGAGGGGCAACTTTGGATTAAGATTTTCCCAGATAAACCAATAACAAAGAAACCGTTAGAGGTACGTATGGGTAAAGGTAAAGGTGCACCAGATCACTTTGTAGCAGTTGTAAAACCAGGTAGAATTTTGTTCGAAATTGGTGGAGTACCAATGGAAGTAGCAAAAGAAGCTTTACGTTTAGCAGCGCAAAAACTTCCTGTAAAAACGAAGTTTGTAATAGCAAGAGATTTTGATTATAACGCTTAATTCTATTAGATCATGAAACAATCAGAAATTAAAGAATTATCAACAGCTGACTTACAAGAAAAGCTAGGGGCGTTGAAGAAAAATTATACTGATCTTAAGATGGCTCACGCCATAACTCCATTGGAAAACCCATTAGAGTTACGTAGCTTAAGAAAAACTGTAGCAAGAATTGCTACAGAGTTAACTAAAAGAGAATTACAATAATTCTAGTCAGTTTTAAAGATGGAAAAAAGAAATCTTAGAAAAGAGAGAATCGGTGTAGTATCTAGCAACAAAATGGAGAAATCTATCGTAGTTAGCGAGGTAAAAAGAGTAAAGCACCCAATGTACGGAAAGTTCGTATTGAAGACTAAGAAGTACGTTGCACATGACGAGAATAACGATTGCAACGAAGGTGATACTGTAAGGATCATGGAAACACGTCCTATGAGTAAATCTAAGCGTTGGAGATTAGTAGAAATCCTAGAAAGAGCTAAATAATATGTTACAGACAGAATCAAGATTAAAAGTCGCAGATAACACTGGAGCAAAAGAAGTTTTAGTGATTAGAGTTTTAGGAGGAACAAAAAAGCGTTACGCTAGCGTTGGAGATAAAATTGTAGTTTCAGTAAAATCTGCAACTCCAAACGGAACTGTAAAGAAAGGTCAAGTATCTCGTGCAGTTGTTGTTCGTACTAAGAAAGAAGTTAGACGTAAAGACGGATCATATATCAGATTTGATGATAATGCTTGTGTACTTTTAAATCCTTCAGAGGAAATGAGAGGTACTCGTGTATTCGGACCTGTGGCTCGTGAATTACGTGAGAAACAATTTATGAAAATAGTATCATTAGCACCTGAGGTGTTATAAAATCAGATTTTAAAATGAAAAAATTTAAAATTAAATCAGGAGATACTGTTAAAGTTATAGCAGGGGATCATAAAGGATCTGAAGGAAAAGTTTTACAAATCCTTAAAGATAAGGATAGAGTAGTAGTAGAAGGTGTAAATATGGTGTCTAAACACACTAAACCTAGTGCTGCTAACCCTCAAGGAGGAATTGTAAAAAAGGAAGCTCCATTACATATATCGAATGTAGCCTTAATCGAAAACGGTGAAGCTGTTAGAGTAGGGTATGATTTTGATAAGGAAAGTGGAAAAAAGTTCAGAGTTTCAAAAAAATCAGATAAAGCAATATAACAATGAGTTACGTACCAAGATTAAGAGAAGAGTACAAGAGCAGAGTTATCAAAGCTCTTACTGATGAATTTGGTTATAGCAATGTAATGCAAGTGCCTAAATTACAAAAGATAGTTGTAAGTAAAGGTGTTGGTGCAGCTATAGCAGATAAGAAATTAATAGAATACGCTATTGATGAGTTAACTACTATTACTGGTCAAAAAGCAGTACCTACAATTTCTAAGAAAGACGTTGCAAACTTCAAATTACGTAAAGGAATGCCTATTGGAGCAAAAGTTACGTTAAGAGGAGATAAAATGTACGAATTTTTAGATAGATTAGTTACAGCTTCTTTACCACGTGTAAGAGACTTTAACGGTATCAAAGCAAATGGTTTTGATGGTAGAGGTAATTACAATTTAGGAATTACTGAGCAAATCATCTACCCAGAGATTAATATTGATCAAGTGAAAAAAATTAGTGGTATGGATATTACTTTTGTAACATCAGCAAGCACTGATAAGGAAGCTAAATCATTATTAGGAGAATTAGGATTACCATTTAAAAAGAATTAATAAGATGGCTAAAGAATCAATGAAAGCGCGTGAGCGCAAAAGAGCTAAAATGGTTGCTAAATATGCAGAAAAGAGAAAAGCCTTAAAAGAAGCTGGAGACTATGAAGCATTACAAAAGTTGCCAAAAAACGCATCACCAATTAGAATGCACAATCGTTGTAAACTAACTGGACGTCCAAAAGGATATATGCGTCAGTTCGGAATTTCACGTGTTACTTTCCGTGAAATGGCTAACCAAGGATTAATTCCAGGAGTAAAGAAAGCAAGCTGGTAAGAAGCTCTTCCATACAAAATAAAGGTGTATAACTAAACAAAGTTGTACACCTTTTTGCTTAACAAAAGGGTGTAATTAATACATACTTTAATTTCATTTTAAAATAAAAATACTCTTACAAAAACGTAATATTTTGATACTAAAAATGATAATCATCAAAAAGGTTTGATTTTCAAAAAGTTTATGTATATTTGCACTCTGTTTTTATGGGGTAAATTACGCCTTGTAAGTAAATACCACTTAAATGGTATAATGCTTATGAGATTTTACTCAAAAAACAAATAAATAAGTATTAACTGGTTTCAGGTTTAGTATTTGCGTTGATAAGATAATAATGCTAAAAACCAAAACCGAAAATTAATTAACTATGTATACAGATCCAATCGCGGATTTTCTTACTCGAGTGAGAAATGCTATTGCAGCAAATCACAGAGTAGTTGAAGTTCCTGCTTCAAAGTTGAAGAAGGAAATGACGAAGATTTTGTTCGATCAAGGTTACATTTTAAGTTATCAGTTCAATGACGATAAGGTTCAAGGAACGATTAAGATAGC
Encoded proteins:
- the rpsC gene encoding 30S ribosomal protein S3; the protein is MGQKTNPIGNRLGIIRGWESNWYGGNDYGDKIAEDDKIRKYLYARLSKASVSRIIIERTLKLVTVTITTARPGIIIGKGGQEVDKLKEELKKITGKEVQINIFEIKRPELDAKLVAASIARQIENRISYKRATKMAIAAAMRMNAEGIKVQLSGRLNGAEMARSEHYKEGRIPLSTFRADIDYALVESHTTYGRIGVKVWIMKGEVYGKRELSPLVGLSKQKGSGNKGGGKRQPRRRK
- the rplP gene encoding 50S ribosomal protein L16, giving the protein MLQPKRVKYRKVQKAKGNMKGNSGRGTQLSNGMFGIKSLDQNLLTSRQIEAARIAATRYMKREGQLWIKIFPDKPITKKPLEVRMGKGKGAPDHFVAVVKPGRILFEIGGVPMEVAKEALRLAAQKLPVKTKFVIARDFDYNA
- the rpmC gene encoding 50S ribosomal protein L29, translated to MKQSEIKELSTADLQEKLGALKKNYTDLKMAHAITPLENPLELRSLRKTVARIATELTKRELQ
- the rpsQ gene encoding 30S ribosomal protein S17 produces the protein MEKRNLRKERIGVVSSNKMEKSIVVSEVKRVKHPMYGKFVLKTKKYVAHDENNDCNEGDTVRIMETRPMSKSKRWRLVEILERAK
- the rplN gene encoding 50S ribosomal protein L14, with the translated sequence MLQTESRLKVADNTGAKEVLVIRVLGGTKKRYASVGDKIVVSVKSATPNGTVKKGQVSRAVVVRTKKEVRRKDGSYIRFDDNACVLLNPSEEMRGTRVFGPVARELREKQFMKIVSLAPEVL
- the rplX gene encoding 50S ribosomal protein L24, yielding MKKFKIKSGDTVKVIAGDHKGSEGKVLQILKDKDRVVVEGVNMVSKHTKPSAANPQGGIVKKEAPLHISNVALIENGEAVRVGYDFDKESGKKFRVSKKSDKAI
- the rplE gene encoding 50S ribosomal protein L5; its protein translation is MSYVPRLREEYKSRVIKALTDEFGYSNVMQVPKLQKIVVSKGVGAAIADKKLIEYAIDELTTITGQKAVPTISKKDVANFKLRKGMPIGAKVTLRGDKMYEFLDRLVTASLPRVRDFNGIKANGFDGRGNYNLGITEQIIYPEINIDQVKKISGMDITFVTSASTDKEAKSLLGELGLPFKKN
- the rpsN gene encoding 30S ribosomal protein S14 — protein: MAKESMKARERKRAKMVAKYAEKRKALKEAGDYEALQKLPKNASPIRMHNRCKLTGRPKGYMRQFGISRVTFREMANQGLIPGVKKASW